In Paenibacillus durus, the DNA window AAGCCGCTCTTTTTGTGCCTAAAGGTGTCCTATGCCTATACTCTGCCCTTGCCCATCATGAGCTAACTACTTATACTCCGAGTGAGTACCATTTTGCAGTATCCCGAAAAGAGAGAAAACCTGCTCTCCCAGACTATCCGCCGATCCGGTTATTTTCTTATGATGACGATACTTTTGACATGGGGATTGAAAAGATAGAGAAGGATGGTCATGTTATAAAAGTATACGATATGGAGCGAACAATTTGTGACACTGTAAAATACAGGAACAAACTTGATGCCAATGTCGTTAAGGAAAGTTTAAATAACTTCTCTAACAGCAGGAAGAGGAATTATACCCAACTGCTTAAATATGCAGAGAAGTTGAGAGTAAAGTCTATCCTGAATAATTACCTTGAGGTGTTATAGATGGTTTCAAATGTTGCTGCTTCAGTCATTGACAAACTAAAGAACGTTGCCAGAGCTAATAAAAAAGCGTTCAATGTCATCTCCATCCTTTATTACCAGGAGCGTTTCCTAAAACGATTATCGCTGTCCAATTATAAGGATAATTTTATTCTTAAGGGTGGCTTATACTTATATTCCGTAACACAGTTCAAATCCAGGCCAACGAGAGATATGGATTTCTCAGGCCGTAGAATGAACAATGATGCCTCAGTATTGGTCAATATCGTTATTGCTATATGCCAGTTGCACCCTGGCGATGAGCTTAGAGCATTGTACATAAGAATTGACCTAAAATAAAGCTTACTTATTATTTTCGTGTGGAACAAGCTGTCCAAATTCATAATTCATCACAATCGTAATAAATAAAACTTGCCCTTCCAGTACAAAATGTACGATAAACATCTGTTATCTTAGATGCTGATGCCGTTACAATTGTCGGTTAGGAATAGTAGTGCTGAACGTCAGGCTCATATTTGTCTCACTTAGGAATATCACTGATTTTTTCAATAATCCCCATTCAATTCAGGCATACTGATTTTGCTGTTATGTCGTCTTTCCTCAGAACATGGCATGAGATTTCCTAGGGATTATCTTGAAAATATTATCATGTAAGTAGTGGAAATCATAAATCACCCATCGAATTCTTGCGAATAGCAATGATCATCTTCAAGTCACTGTTATCTCTATCTACATCTCCATAAAAAGAATATGCAGTGTTATCGAGCATTCTTCTTTCCCTGACTGGTAAGGTTATGTCTTTACTTACGGGAGTCCCGTCGAGAACATGCTTGTCAATAGTCGTTAAGGTCGCAATTTCACCATCATTCGCAGTCTCTTGAGCAATGAACCAATGAATGTGCTTATTAAATGGTATCGCAAGTAACCAAAGATCCGTCCAATATTCTTGATATCCGGCGCGGGGAAACAGGCGTATTTTTCCTTCTTCAGAACATTCTCGAACTCGTTTATGATATCTTCGTGCTGCAACGAACTGATATAAATTAAGCTGCCATGCATTAAGTTGGTCACTCCTTAAACATACAGACTATTTACTTAATATTACCACATCTATGTATCTTGCGGAGTGGGGTGAGTGGGTAGAGTAGTCGAGGATGGGGACATATATCCTTGGAAGGCCTTGTATTTATGTAGTTCAATGTAAGGTTGCTTTCGCTTGAGGATAAGTAGGCCATAGACAAAATGCTGTGAGCTATGGTAACCGTAGCACGGTTAGCTACCCAGCGTGCTGCAAGTTGACGGTTTTGACTGAATAGATAAGCATATCTTCGTTCGAACTACGCTTTGGTAGCTTCGACGAGCGTACTTCGCAAATTTTTATTCCCTTTGCGTGTTTTTCCGGAGATTCGTTTTCCGACGCTTTCATTCTGACCCGGGCACAGCCCTGCCCAAGAGCATAACTGAGCGGCAGAGGGATATTGATTCATATCCAGACCGATTTCGGCCGCGATAGTCTCTGCCGTTCGTCTTGCTACGCCGGGAATAGTGTCAAGCAGTTCCAGGTCTTCCTCAAATGGGTGCATGCGCTTCTTAATCTCTTCATCTAGTCTACTTATTTCTTCATCTAAATAATCAATGTGCCGGAGTTGGGCGCCCAGCAAAATCTTCTGATGAGGACCCATCAAGCCGTTCAGTGCACGCTTTAAATCCGCTTTCTTGCTTTTTAGCTTTCGTTTCGCCAGTTCGGACAAGATGCCCGAATCCGTTTCGCCGTCAAATCATTACTTTAATCATGGCGCGTCCCGACTTTCCAAGCATATTGCTGGCAACCGACGAGAGCTTGATATTAGCGCCTTCCAGCACTTTTTGAATGCGGCTGACTTCTCGAGCACGCTCTTCAATAAAGGCTTCTTTGCGGTACCTGACTAATGCCCTTGAGACTCCTTTCCCGGGGATCTGATGGGCGAATATAAGCCGACATCGTCCAGAAGCATCAAAAGAATGTGACCGGAATCTAAGATTGATTATTTCCTTCTACTCCAAACCTTAGTAATCATATTTAAAAATAACCTGATCTTTTGAATCTCGTCCTTCAATGTTCCTAATTTTCATTTCTCCACCTATTACAACATCTAAAAATGTTTTGTTGTCAGACTTTAATCTAACTGAATTAGTTATATCATTAAAATCTTCTTGATAATTCAATCTTACTTCTGAAATAGACTTGTCGTTTATAAATCCCAAAAACGCAGTAAAGTTCCTCTTTCCATCTGACATTTTACTAGATAAATTAATTACACTAAAAGGTTTACTTTCATCGATGGGATAAAGATCAATAAATTGTAACACATATTGATCCTCTTTCCAGTCAGCATAAATAACTCCAATTGCATTATTTTCACCGGTAATATAAAAAGTAGAAAATATAGAATTACTATTATAATATGGATAATCAAGATTGATATACTTACTATCAATATTTTTATTAAGTCTTTTCTCAATCCCATCCTTGACTAATTTTTTAAGATCCGTAGCGCTCACAGCGTAATTTTCTGCTTTATATACCGTTCCTTTACCACTTCCTTGGAAGTTGATATTTTGATTCGAGGAACTATTATCTTTAAATAGGCCACAACTCGAAAGCAAAACTACCACGGTTAATATTACAAAGCATTTAATAATATTTGTTTTCATTTATTTTACTCCTTAAACAGTTGATCTAATTCTAAGATGCGAACAAGCCTATCGGTATTTTTCCAATGCGCCATGTATGTTTCTGTATGTTCATAAAGATATTTAGTTATCTCAGAGCTTGGTAAATTTGGATACATAGCCTTAGTTAAGGCAACGATAGATGTTATAAAAGGAACCGCAACAGACGATCCTGAGTAAGAACTAATTTGATTTTCACCTTCTCCTATAGATAGAATATCTTCTCCAGGGAAGAACAAGTCAATATTTTTATTAAAGGTCGAATAACTCGATATATTATAATGATTATCTAATGAACCAACTGAGATTATTCCAGGAATTTTGTATGAAGCCGGATATAATTCTTGCTCTAACCCCGAGTTTCCAGCTGAAGCAACAAATACAATATTTTGGGAGATGGCATACTCTATAGTATCTTTTAATTCTTGATTATACTTTTTTGTGCTTACCGATAAACTAATAACATCGACATCTTTTTTAAGCATTGCTTTTATGCCATTGATTAATTTTTCCGCGGTAAAATTTTCCTCAAGGTTGTACGAATACATTTGTATACCGGGAATTAATCCTTTATATTTGTTTGTCTTCGTCGGTTTAGCACCAATTATTGCAGATACAATTGAACCATGCCCAATTTCTTTACTCCATGAGTTGGATAAATTAATTATATTAAGGTTTGGATGTTTCGTAATCCCAACATCAATAATTCCTATCTTAATTTTTTTTATTTTTTTTGATTTTATCGGTATAATTAAATAATTGGTCCCGAGCATTTTAAGTTGTGACCCGTTATAGACGCTCGTTAATACAAACGTCTTTTCTTGTGGGAATGCTATAGTAATTAAACACATCACGATTAATAATAAAGTAATTCTCATTTCTTACCCCTTGTTAAATAGAGAAGGAAGCAAAAGTGCTCCCTTCTCATTACAGTTATTTGAAGTAAGCTTCCCAGAAAAGTACCACTGCGGCTCCACATACTTCAACAATAGCGTATTCGTTCCAGGAGTCACCTCCGCTAACACTGAAGTTTAGTGCAATACCATAAAAACCAATCTCCCCACCTACTGACGAGCTTATGGTAAATTTTGCAGCAGTATATCCTTGGATATAATCATCACCAGTAGCTGATTCTCCTTGATGTGTAGCAGAGTCAGTGACAGTAATAAAACCACTACTAGATGAAGCACCTTGACTATTTATGTAGTGTACTGACCACTTCTGATGATCCGTATAACCGTTATTCTTAATTTGATAGGTAAATGTGTTATTTACCTTTGCCCAATACGAACTACTTTCAAATTTAATGTCGTTAGTATCGTAATAGTATCCAGATGATGTCAGATTTACTTCTTGATACATATCATCCTCACCAAATGCACCACTCCAAGGTCCAGGATACCAAGTATCTGTAGTATAGCTTTCATCAGTTTCTGGTTTAATTTTAACAACTTCGCCTGTTCTTGTAACAGAACTACCGTCGGGGTATTTTATCGTGGCATTATTTAAACTAGTTATTGACTTGTTACTTTTTTGAAGCTCTTGCATGTCTTTTGTTCCTCTTGCAATAACAGAACTATGTTCAAAAATGGTTTTTATTGCTCTTTCATCTAAGTTTAATGCCTTACTTCTGATTTCAAACATATTAAAATTTGTATCTTCATCACTATAAGATGAAATTTCATCGAAATTGATTTTTTTACTCTCTTTTTCTAATTTTGCTGCAAGGATATCTAATTTTGCGTAATAATCGGCATCTTCAGAATTAACTCCTTCGTTTACCATTCCATCAATGAGTTCTTGTTTTGACTTATTATTATGACCCTTATCCAAGTTATAGTTAATTTTCAAACTTTGAATTTCAGTCTTATCATTTTGAGGAATACTACCTGAGGCATACGCACTCATGGAAAGGGAAGTAACTATTGTAAATACAATTGGAATACTAATAATTTTTTTAAACATATTTCCTCCTAATGTCATAAATTAATAATTGGCCAATTATTAAACTTAGAATCTTAAGGATCCATTAAGGTTTTTTTAATATAACACTAATATTCAATAATTGGAATATATAAGCAAATATTTTTTATTATTTTACTAAATGTACAATTAATTCCATGATTATAAATATTATTCCATCACGAATCTTACTCTGGAGTATACACTGTAACAGCACGTGATAGAATTGTAGAGTATTACGCTATCGACTGACAAAAGCGTGTGAAAAGGGGGCGAGCAATCCGCATGTTTCGGGATGAAGCCTGTCAGCGAGCATGGTGATGCCCATAGCGAAGACGAGATTCGTCTCTGAGGACGGCATTGTTTTTCATACGGATCAAATTGTTTCCGAAATCATTAAAGAAGATGCAGAATATGAAGGCGTACGGATAAAGATACCTTGCTCGCTTGGAAAAATGAGGGAAGTGTTGCAGCTCGATATTGGTTTTGGAGATGTGATAGCACCAAGTCCGCAAACGATAGACTTCCCTGTTCTCTTATCTAGCATGGAGAGGCCGGAAATCTTGGTATACACGAACGATTCCGTCATTGCAGAAAAATTTGAAGCCATGATATCTCTTTCCCTGGCGAACAGTCGGATGAAGGATTTTTTTGATATCTACATATTGGCCTGTACAACCCCATTTGAAGGGCTTCGCTTGTACGAGGCCGTGTCTGAGACATTTAAGGGAAGGGCAACCCATACCGAAAGAGAGCATGTCATTTTCACAGCTGAGTTCTATACGGACAGGCGTAGAGTTGCTATGTGGGATGCATTTATTAGGAATTTATATCTGGATCATTCGCCAACATTCCAGGAGGTTATGGAACTCATTCATACCTTCCTCAAACCGATCTATGATCATGTGCTGGATGAAAACGAGTATTTTTGTGACTGGGACCGTCAATCATTGAGTTGGAACAGTAGTCAGACCGCTGCCCTCTAATATAGTTAATCTATGGATCGTGGTTTTGCTATGCTATTGTCAAATTTGAAGGTATTTTATGGTTCCGGCTTTGGAATACCTTTTTGTGCTGCGTGCCGGATAAACGTGCAGAGAAAACTGAAATCCAGAGAATTTGTCCGCTGGACGAGATCAACCGAACGTACATTGAGAAGGAAGAGGGGTTCCTTGTCGATTTTCTGTCAAAAGCCAAACGCCCCCGTCAGATGACCGGGAAACCTTTCTACTATTCCTGGAAATTGTTTGCCTGCATGCACCGGATCGGGAGCGCCTTGCCCTCCGATTCCGTATACCGGAAATATGTGCGGCTGTAATTTGGCGGCTTATTCACGGGATTTTCAATTTCACAGGATTTTCAATTTAACAAGCCGGAAGCCCGCTTATTTGCCCCGCCCCCCTTTTAATAGATATAATGAGAGGAGTATAATATAAGGGACTGCGTTTAATCACTGTTGAAAGAGAGCGATAAAGTATGGGCCGTAAGTGGAATAATATCAAGGAAAAGAAGGCGTCCAAGGATGCCAACACAAGTCGCATATATGCAAGATTCGGGCGTGAGATTTATGTAGTGGCCAAGCAGGGCGAGCCTGATCCGGAATCGAACCGGGCACTGAAGGTCGTGCTGGAGCGCGCCAAGACCTACAATGTGCCGAAAGCGATCATTGACCGCGCGCTTGAGAAAGCGAAAGGCAATTCGGATGAGACTTACGATGAGCTTCGCTATGAGGGCTTCGGACCGAACGGTTCGATGATTATCGTCGACGCGCTCACCAACAATGTCAACCGCACCGCCTCCGAAGTGCGCGCCGCATTCAGCAAGAACGGCGGCAGCCTGGGCGTTAGCGGATCGGTCAGCTATATGTTCGATTCGACGGCGGTCATCGGTCTGGTCGGCAAGAGTGCGGATGATGTGCTGGAAATTCTGATGGAAGCGGATGTGGACGCGCGCGATATTCTGGAAGAAGACGAAGCCGTCATCGTCTACGCCGAGCCGGACCAGTTCCATGCCGTGCAGGAAGCGTTCAAGAATGCAGGCGTATCCGAATTTACGGTAGCCGAGCTGACTATGCTTCCCCAGAACTATGTTGCGATTCCGGAGGATTCTGAGGCTCAGTTCGAGAAGCTGATTGATGTTTTGGAGGATTTGGAAGACGTGCAGCAGGTGTATCATAACGTGGATTCCGAAGAATAGTCTGTTGTTGCTAACAGAAACGGCTGCCGTCCTTAACAGGGTGTGGCAGCCGTTTCTTTTTGTATCCGCGAAATCGCAGGGCGGCAAATCATTCGTGTCGTGATTGTTGCATGATAGCGCTAGGCGCCGGTCCAGTTAGCGCCGGTCAAATATTTTTCGGTCAGAACGGACAGCAGCTGAATGCCGACCTCGTTCTGCCCGCCTTCGGGAATAATCAGGTCGGCGTATTTCTTGGATGGCTCGATAAACGCTTCATGCATCGGTTTGACTGTCGTTAAATACTGCTGGTGAATCGACTGGATGGTGCGGCCGCGTTCCTCGATATCCCGCAGGACCCGGCGCAGAATGCGGACGTCAGGGTCAGTGTCAACGAACACTTTGATGTCGAGCAGCGCGCGCAGGTTCTCGTCGGACAGCACATGCAGCCCTTCGATAATGACGATATTGTTTGGCAGCAGCTCAACCGTCAGTTCCGTGGAGCGGGTATGAACGGTAAAATCGTACACCGGAGCCTGAGCGGGCTGCCCCGTTCTCAGCAGCTTCAGATGCTCGATCAAGAGCTCGTTATCGAAGGCGAACGGATGGTCATAATTGATCGCCTCGCGCTCGGCAAGGCTGAGATGCGAATGGTCTTTGTAATAATTGTCCTGAGAGATAAAAGTGACTTTGCCCGGACCGAGACGGTCGATGACGGAGCGGGCCACCGTTGTTTTGCCGGAGCCTGTTCCGCCGGCAATTCCTATAATAAGCATAGCGTTTTCGTAAACCTCCCTAACGTGTTCCCTTTGTCAATTCAAGTATTGTAGCACAGCGGCCTTAATTTTTCACCATGTCCCGTCCGGAAAAACTCTTAGGCCGTTTCATGCCATTATGCATATCGGCCAATTCAGAGATTGTTATATACTATTTATACCAACGTAGAGCGCAACAAGCGCATACATTCCGCTGTACAACCCAGTATTTTACATAATGCTCAAATAAGAAAGGATGAAGAAGATGAATCGAAAAATTATTTTTCTTACGACTGACAGCATGGGCAACGGGGACACTCGGCTTGGAGAACAGCTATTGGAGTCCTACTTTACGCTTTTGAAGCAGCAGGAGCAGCTTCCGGCCGCAGTGTTCTGCGTCAATCGGGGCGTGCTCGCACTAACGGGCAAATCGATGGCCTCCCTTCACTTAAAAGAACTGGCCGATCGCGGTGTTCCGGTATTGGCCTGTGCCACTTGCGTGAACTACTACGGAGTGGGCGATCAGCTGTATGCGGGAGAAGTATCGAGCATGGGACATTTTATTGAGCTGTCGGCGCAGTATGAAGTGATCACGTTATCCTAGAATATTGGCCCGAGGGACAGCGGCGGCCAGAGCCATTTGAAAGGAGAAATACATCATATGAACGGCAAACCGCTTCATGAGGCGTTTAACCGGACCGCGTACCCGATAACCGGCCACGGCAAACGGAATATTGGAGTATTGAAGGATGCGCTGAACGCGTATGATGGCGATCTAGACAGCGACATATACGGCGAGGGCAGCATAATCGAGGGTTTTCAAGGCAAAATGGCCGGGATTCTCGGAAAAGATAAAGCCGTCTTCTTCCCCAGCGGCACGATGGCGCAGCAGATTGCGCTGCGGATCTGGTGTGACCGGAAAGGCGTCAAGAGAGTGGCGTACCACCCGCTATGTCATCTGGAGATTCACGAGCAGCGGGGGCTTCACGAGCTTCACGGAATTGAGCCGGTGCTGCTTGGCGGCAAGGATAGGCTGATCAGTCTCGGCGATGTGCAGGAGCTGTATGGCAAAGTCGCATGCCTGCTGCTTGAACTGCCCCAGCGTGAGATCGGCGGGCAACTGCCGGATTTCGGCGAGCTGGAAGCGATATCGGCCTGCTGCCGCGAGCGGGGAATTGCTCTTCACCTGGACGGAGCAAGACTGTTCGAGGTTCTGCCCTACTATCAGAAATCTGCGGCTGAAGTCTGCGCGTTATTTGATAGCGTATACATCTCTTTTTATAAAGGGATTGGCGGGATTGCCGGAGCGATTCTCGCAGGCGATGCCGGACTTGCGGAAGAGTCTAAGATATGGAAAAGACGGCACGGCGGGGATTTGATCAGCCTGTACCCGTACATTCTATCCGCCGATTACTATTTTGAAGAGAGATTACCTAACATGGGGCGGTACTATGAGGAGGCGGTGGAACTGGCCGGTCTGTTTAACAAATGCCAACAAATCTCCACTCTTCCGGCGGAGCCTGTCTCGAATATGTTCCATGTTCACGCGGCGCTGTCTAAAGAACGGCTGGAGCCTTTGCTGATCGAATTATATGAGGAAACGGGCGTCGGATTAACGCATTATTTAAGGGAAACTGGCGAAACTTCCTGCTATTTCGAGATTAGTGTCGGCGACCGCTATGCCCTTATTCCTAAGGAAGAGCTTCACCGGGCGTTTGCCATATTGGATGAAAAACTGGCCGCTGTATTGTGATAAAACACAATCATGATAGATAAACTTTTGAATTTTCACCAAATGGCAAGCCTGCAATGTATGTTATCATTCTTTACATAGAAAACATTCACCAGACAGGAGATGTTAAGAATGATCATCGGAATTCCAAAGGAAATCAAAAATAATGAAAATCGTGTAGCCATTACCCCTGCCGGAGTAGTTAGCTTTGTTAAAGAAGGTCACACGGTATTAATTGAGAAGGGTGCGGGCCTGGGCAGCGGATTCCTGGATGAAGAATATGCGAAAGCCGGAGCGGAATTGATCGACGGAGCCGCCGAGGTGTGGAGCAGCGCCGAAATGGTAATGAAGGTTAAAGAACCGCTGGAGAGCGAATACGGCTATTTCCGTCCCGGTCTTGTACTGTTCACTTACCTGCATCTGGCTCCGGAGCCTGCCCTGGCAAAGGCGCTGCAAGAAAAAGGCGTATTCGCCATCGGCTATGAGACGGTTACCGAAGGCCGCACACTGCCGCTGCTGACGCCGATGAGCGAAGTGGCTGGCCGGATGTCCGTTCAATTGGGCGCTCAATTCCTGCAAAGAAACTATGGCGGCCAAGGCATTCTGCTGGCTGGCGTTCCCGGCGTGAGCAGAGGCAAGGTCAGCATCATCGGCGGTGGCGTTGTCGGCACGAATGCGGCCAAGATGGCCATCGGACTCGGAGCGGACGTTACGATTGTCGACCTGAGCGCTGACAGACTGCGCCAGCTTGACGATATTTTTGGCGCACAAATCAACACGCTGATCTCGAATCCGTACAACATTGCCAAGGCCGTTGCTGAAGCGGACGTGCTGGTAGGCGCGGTGCTCATCCCGGGTGCGAAAGCTCCGAAGCTCGTCACGGAAGAAATGGTGAAGACGATGAAACCGGGCTCTGTAATCGTTGACGTGGCCATCGACCAAGGCGGTATCGTAGAGACGATCGACAAGGTG includes these proteins:
- a CDS encoding type IV toxin-antitoxin system AbiEi family antitoxin domain-containing protein; this translates as MGDLDFDYIKKGFLNVIQQLGLHEEEFFNLVRRYPNINKLDDLIAVIKTECESKKEAAIYPDIIELFRDYNGIVNTNILKEKQINYYQLNKLEALGKIVKLKRGLYALKDINYMVDEIVEAALFVPKGVLCLYSALAHHELTTYTPSEYHFAVSRKERKPALPDYPPIRLFSYDDDTFDMGIEKIEKDGHVIKVYDMERTICDTVKYRNKLDANVVKESLNNFSNSRKRNYTQLLKYAEKLRVKSILNNYLEVL
- a CDS encoding nucleotidyl transferase AbiEii/AbiGii toxin family protein codes for the protein MVSNVAASVIDKLKNVARANKKAFNVISILYYQERFLKRLSLSNYKDNFILKGGLYLYSVTQFKSRPTRDMDFSGRRMNNDASVLVNIVIAICQLHPGDELRALYIRIDLK
- a CDS encoding S8 family peptidase — its product is MRITLLLIVMCLITIAFPQEKTFVLTSVYNGSQLKMLGTNYLIIPIKSKKIKKIKIGIIDVGITKHPNLNIINLSNSWSKEIGHGSIVSAIIGAKPTKTNKYKGLIPGIQMYSYNLEENFTAEKLINGIKAMLKKDVDVISLSVSTKKYNQELKDTIEYAISQNIVFVASAGNSGLEQELYPASYKIPGIISVGSLDNHYNISSYSTFNKNIDLFFPGEDILSIGEGENQISSYSGSSVAVPFITSIVALTKAMYPNLPSSEITKYLYEHTETYMAHWKNTDRLVRILELDQLFKE
- a CDS encoding nucleotidyl transferase AbiEii/AbiGii toxin family protein — encoded protein: MPIAKTRFVSEDGIVFHTDQIVSEIIKEDAEYEGVRIKIPCSLGKMREVLQLDIGFGDVIAPSPQTIDFPVLLSSMERPEILVYTNDSVIAEKFEAMISLSLANSRMKDFFDIYILACTTPFEGLRLYEAVSETFKGRATHTEREHVIFTAEFYTDRRRVAMWDAFIRNLYLDHSPTFQEVMELIHTFLKPIYDHVLDENEYFCDWDRQSLSWNSSQTAAL
- a CDS encoding YebC/PmpR family DNA-binding transcriptional regulator, which gives rise to MGRKWNNIKEKKASKDANTSRIYARFGREIYVVAKQGEPDPESNRALKVVLERAKTYNVPKAIIDRALEKAKGNSDETYDELRYEGFGPNGSMIIVDALTNNVNRTASEVRAAFSKNGGSLGVSGSVSYMFDSTAVIGLVGKSADDVLEILMEADVDARDILEEDEAVIVYAEPDQFHAVQEAFKNAGVSEFTVAELTMLPQNYVAIPEDSEAQFEKLIDVLEDLEDVQQVYHNVDSEE
- the udk gene encoding uridine kinase; protein product: MLIIGIAGGTGSGKTTVARSVIDRLGPGKVTFISQDNYYKDHSHLSLAEREAINYDHPFAFDNELLIEHLKLLRTGQPAQAPVYDFTVHTRSTELTVELLPNNIVIIEGLHVLSDENLRALLDIKVFVDTDPDVRILRRVLRDIEERGRTIQSIHQQYLTTVKPMHEAFIEPSKKYADLIIPEGGQNEVGIQLLSVLTEKYLTGANWTGA
- a CDS encoding DsrE family protein — translated: MNRKIIFLTTDSMGNGDTRLGEQLLESYFTLLKQQEQLPAAVFCVNRGVLALTGKSMASLHLKELADRGVPVLACATCVNYYGVGDQLYAGEVSSMGHFIELSAQYEVITLS
- a CDS encoding threonine aldolase family protein; this translates as MNGKPLHEAFNRTAYPITGHGKRNIGVLKDALNAYDGDLDSDIYGEGSIIEGFQGKMAGILGKDKAVFFPSGTMAQQIALRIWCDRKGVKRVAYHPLCHLEIHEQRGLHELHGIEPVLLGGKDRLISLGDVQELYGKVACLLLELPQREIGGQLPDFGELEAISACCRERGIALHLDGARLFEVLPYYQKSAAEVCALFDSVYISFYKGIGGIAGAILAGDAGLAEESKIWKRRHGGDLISLYPYILSADYYFEERLPNMGRYYEEAVELAGLFNKCQQISTLPAEPVSNMFHVHAALSKERLEPLLIELYEETGVGLTHYLRETGETSCYFEISVGDRYALIPKEELHRAFAILDEKLAAVL
- the ald gene encoding alanine dehydrogenase — its product is MIIGIPKEIKNNENRVAITPAGVVSFVKEGHTVLIEKGAGLGSGFLDEEYAKAGAELIDGAAEVWSSAEMVMKVKEPLESEYGYFRPGLVLFTYLHLAPEPALAKALQEKGVFAIGYETVTEGRTLPLLTPMSEVAGRMSVQLGAQFLQRNYGGQGILLAGVPGVSRGKVSIIGGGVVGTNAAKMAIGLGADVTIVDLSADRLRQLDDIFGAQINTLISNPYNIAKAVAEADVLVGAVLIPGAKAPKLVTEEMVKTMKPGSVIVDVAIDQGGIVETIDKVTTHDNPVFEKHGVLHYSVANMPGAVAKTSTIALTNVTVPYALQIAGKGALKAVQENEGLLNGVNIANGKITCKAVAEALGEEYFTVAQAMSQESTLI